CGAAGTTGGCCCGTTGCGGTCTGGTTGAAGCGAAAGCCAAGCGAATTGCCAGGACGCTGACCATTGCGGCATGGTTGAAAGAATACTTTGCCGAACGAAAGGACGTGAAATCAGGGACGCTACAAACGTACGAAAAGGCCCGCGATAACCTGCTCGACTACTTTGGGAAGAGATGCCTACTCCGTGATGTGACGTCTACGGACGCGAACAAGTGGCGAACATGGTTGAAAACCGAGGGGAATCGTCGCGACACCAAGCAGAAACGGAAGAGTATGGCGGAAGATACTGTCCGCCGCCGCACTGGAATGGCCAAGCAATTCTTTGGCGAAGCTGTTAAGCGAGGATTGATCAACGTCAATCCATTCGATGACCTACCGACTACCACGGGAGGCAACAAGGCGCGACAACATTTTGTTGATCAATCGGTGATCGAGGATTGCATGAACCACTGCGATCCCGATTGGCAAACGATACTTGCTCTGGCCCGCTACGGTGGCATGCGTTGTCCGTCGGAAGTGTTGCGATTGCGTTGGATCGATGTGAACTTGCCAGAGGGCCGCATGGTGGTTCACGCCAGCAAGACCGAACACCATGCCGATGGTGGCGTACGTGTGGTTCCGATCTTCGAAGAACTGCGACCCTACTTGGAAAGGGCATACGCCACGGCTCCGGATGGATCGGAATACGTGGTCGCCAACTATCGATCGGCAGCCGCGAACTTGCGGACACAATTCACCAAGATCATTAAGCGAGCGGGCCATGTGCCATGGCCTCGTTTGTTCCAAAACTTGCGAGCATCCCGTGAAACCGAACTGATGGCCAAGTATCCAGCCAAGGACGTGGCCGCATGGTTGGGCAACACAGTAGCGGTTGCCATGAAGCACTACGCCATGCAAACCGAGGATGCGTTTCGCAGGGCTGCGGGAATCAAAGATCCCCTTCCGACCGATGCAACCACGGAGAACGGTGGTTGCATTGGTGGTTGCATTTCGGGGGAATCTGATACTATTGAACGTGAAGTCCGAAACGACAAAACCCCCGTTTCGCTTGGCAAAACAGGGGATTTGATAGTTGAGGATAGTAGCGGAAACTTCTATCTAGTGGGCGATACTGGATTCGAACCAGTGACCTCTGCCGTGTGAAAGCAGCGCTCTAACCAACTGAGCCAATCGCCCGGACGGTGCGAGTCTTGGTGAACGAGATACTCGCTGCCGTTTCGTTGAAAATAACCTGTCAATTTGACACCGGCAAGGGTGTGGGGTTCACACCAAGCGTTTCTTCATCGACCCGCCCCAGCATCGTCG
This is a stretch of genomic DNA from Stieleria sp. JC731. It encodes these proteins:
- a CDS encoding tyrosine-type recombinase/integrase yields the protein MASLRFENHNGRKGWRLQFRDSDKRNRSIWLGGDERHAPTETKEHVEHLIVQAKNRRPPELATSEWLATIDDELQSKLARCGLVEAKAKRIARTLTIAAWLKEYFAERKDVKSGTLQTYEKARDNLLDYFGKRCLLRDVTSTDANKWRTWLKTEGNRRDTKQKRKSMAEDTVRRRTGMAKQFFGEAVKRGLINVNPFDDLPTTTGGNKARQHFVDQSVIEDCMNHCDPDWQTILALARYGGMRCPSEVLRLRWIDVNLPEGRMVVHASKTEHHADGGVRVVPIFEELRPYLERAYATAPDGSEYVVANYRSAAANLRTQFTKIIKRAGHVPWPRLFQNLRASRETELMAKYPAKDVAAWLGNTVAVAMKHYAMQTEDAFRRAAGIKDPLPTDATTENGGCIGGCISGESDTIEREVRNDKTPVSLGKTGDLIVEDSSGNFYLVGDTGFEPVTSAV